A single genomic interval of Celeribacter indicus harbors:
- a CDS encoding prohead protease/major capsid protein fusion protein, translating to MDTMIELPALRRSAELAPNSVDNDARTVEVIWSAGARVRRASFFGEPYDEELSLDPAHVRLERLNAGAPFLKVHEIDTLDAVIGSVVPGSARIENGCGIAQVRISERADVEPIWRDIQAGHIRAVSIGYQVHRFDISKPDGGRELWRAVDWTPFEISAVPVGADPAAGFRAKGEHHDCVLHRRDAETSEGASPMTDKTTPAAPADDTPDTAATEEIKMPDDKTGAAETRSQPKAPKPEAPDTEAIATRAREAERDRVSTIYDLAGRLNLERSFAEDLVKRGVSVDESRRLILDQVAAKSDETRTFPHVSVPLGGRDERITRRDAVANALLHRYSPTLFPLEDAARQYRGMTLLELARESLGNSGVNTRGLSRDEVATRALHSTSDFPEILSAVTNKTLRQAYDAYPRTFSLFCRQVLATDFKSMHRVQLGEAPQLLEVGESGEFKRGSLGESKESYKVKTYGRVVAITRQVLINDDLDAFTRIPAMYGNSIAQLESDVVWGIITANPAMADGTALFHANHKNLAGTGAALAVDAVGAARAAMALQTGLDKKTVLNIRPAFLIVPAALELKAEQLVAQNLVPAATSSVVPQSIRTLSPISEPRLDAASATAWYLAASPNQIDTIEYAYLEGQQGAYIETRNGFDVDGVEIKCRLDFGAKAIDWRGLYKNPGA from the coding sequence ATGGACACAATGATCGAACTGCCGGCCCTGCGCCGGTCGGCGGAGCTTGCGCCAAACAGCGTCGACAACGACGCGCGCACCGTCGAGGTGATCTGGTCGGCAGGCGCCCGCGTTCGCCGCGCCAGCTTCTTCGGCGAACCCTATGACGAGGAGCTGAGCCTCGATCCCGCCCATGTCCGGCTCGAACGGCTGAACGCGGGCGCGCCCTTCCTGAAGGTCCATGAGATCGACACGCTCGACGCCGTCATCGGCTCGGTCGTGCCCGGTTCGGCCCGGATCGAGAACGGTTGCGGCATCGCGCAGGTGCGGATCAGCGAGCGTGCCGACGTCGAGCCGATCTGGCGCGACATCCAGGCCGGGCACATCCGGGCGGTCTCGATCGGCTACCAGGTCCACCGCTTCGACATCTCGAAACCCGATGGCGGGCGAGAGCTTTGGCGGGCGGTCGACTGGACCCCGTTCGAGATCTCGGCCGTGCCGGTCGGCGCCGATCCCGCCGCGGGCTTCCGCGCCAAGGGCGAACATCACGACTGCGTCCTCCATCGCCGGGACGCTGAAACCAGCGAAGGAGCATCCCCCATGACCGACAAGACGACCCCGGCCGCCCCGGCCGACGACACCCCCGACACGGCAGCGACCGAGGAGATCAAAATGCCCGACGACAAGACCGGCGCGGCCGAGACGCGCAGCCAGCCCAAGGCCCCCAAGCCTGAGGCCCCGGATACCGAAGCCATCGCGACCCGTGCCCGCGAGGCCGAGCGCGACCGCGTTTCCACGATCTATGATCTGGCCGGGCGGCTGAACCTCGAGCGCAGCTTCGCCGAGGATCTGGTGAAACGCGGCGTCAGCGTCGACGAGTCCCGCCGCCTGATCCTCGATCAGGTCGCCGCGAAGTCCGACGAGACCCGGACCTTCCCGCATGTCTCCGTGCCCCTCGGCGGCCGCGACGAGCGCATCACCCGTCGCGATGCGGTCGCCAACGCGCTCCTGCACCGCTACAGCCCCACGCTGTTCCCGCTGGAGGATGCGGCCCGCCAATATCGCGGCATGACGCTGCTGGAACTCGCCCGCGAAAGCCTCGGTAACTCCGGGGTCAACACGCGCGGCCTCTCGCGCGACGAGGTGGCAACGCGCGCGCTGCACTCGACCTCGGACTTCCCCGAGATCCTCTCGGCGGTCACCAACAAGACCCTGCGGCAGGCCTATGACGCCTATCCCCGGACCTTCTCGCTCTTCTGCCGCCAGGTGCTGGCTACCGACTTCAAGTCGATGCACCGTGTCCAGCTCGGCGAGGCGCCGCAGCTTCTGGAAGTGGGCGAGAGCGGCGAGTTCAAGCGCGGCTCGCTCGGCGAGAGCAAGGAGAGCTACAAGGTCAAGACCTATGGCCGCGTCGTCGCGATCACCCGCCAGGTGCTGATCAACGACGATCTCGACGCCTTCACGCGTATCCCGGCGATGTACGGCAACTCGATCGCCCAGCTGGAGTCGGACGTGGTCTGGGGCATCATCACCGCCAACCCGGCGATGGCCGACGGGACGGCGCTGTTCCACGCCAACCACAAGAACCTCGCCGGGACCGGCGCGGCGCTGGCCGTCGATGCGGTGGGCGCGGCCCGTGCCGCGATGGCGCTGCAGACCGGGCTCGACAAGAAGACGGTGCTGAACATCCGTCCTGCCTTCCTGATCGTGCCCGCCGCGCTGGAACTGAAGGCTGAGCAGCTGGTCGCGCAGAACCTCGTCCCCGCCGCGACCTCCAGCGTGGTGCCGCAGTCGATCCGGACGCTCTCGCCGATCAGCGAGCCGCGCCTCGATGCCGCCAGCGCCACCGCTTGGTATCTCGCGGCCAGCCCGAACCAGATCGACACCATCGAGTACGCCTATCTCGAGGGGCAGCAGGGCGCCTATATCGAGACGCGCAACGGCTTTGACGTCGACGGCGTCGAGATTAAGTGCCGCCTCGACTTCGGCGCCAAGGCCATCGACTGGCGCGGCCTCTACAAGAACCCGGGCGCGTAA
- a CDS encoding DUF2190 family protein: MKNFVQPGNTITLTAPYAVASGDGLLVGSIFGVAAGTAALGESVETALTGIFDITKIGSQSWTAGAKIYWDDTNKRTTNVATSNTLIGVAIEAVAGGAGDTIGRVRLNGSF; encoded by the coding sequence ATGAAAAACTTCGTCCAGCCCGGCAACACCATCACCCTGACCGCGCCATATGCCGTCGCCTCCGGCGATGGCCTGCTCGTCGGTTCCATCTTCGGAGTGGCCGCAGGCACCGCCGCCCTCGGCGAGAGCGTCGAGACCGCGCTCACCGGCATCTTCGACATCACCAAGATCGGCTCGCAGTCCTGGACGGCCGGCGCGAAGATCTACTGGGACGACACCAACAAGCGCACCACCAACGTGGCCACCTCGAACACGCTGATCGGCGTCGCCATCGAGGCAGTCGCGGGCGGGGCCGGAGACACCATCGGTCGGGTGCGGCTCAACGGCAGCTTCTGA
- a CDS encoding head-tail joining protein: MSAFAAAVGALFADPNIGRDAVYIADGGAPVMVRVVARRADAVTDFGDARLWSETTRIDLRVAEVANPRPGDRIEIEGDAFLIQGEPVRDREQLVWTVDLRPA; the protein is encoded by the coding sequence ATGAGCGCTTTCGCCGCCGCCGTTGGCGCGCTATTTGCCGATCCGAACATCGGCCGGGATGCGGTCTACATCGCTGACGGCGGCGCGCCCGTTATGGTGCGCGTCGTCGCCCGGCGCGCGGATGCCGTCACCGACTTCGGCGATGCGCGTCTTTGGTCCGAGACCACGCGGATCGACCTGCGAGTCGCCGAGGTGGCGAACCCGCGCCCCGGCGACCGGATCGAGATCGAGGGCGATGCCTTCCTCATTCAGGGCGAGCCCGTCCGCGACCGCGAGCAGCTCGTCTGGACCGTCGATCTGAGGCCTGCGTGA
- a CDS encoding DUF6441 family protein, giving the protein MKLKLDIDPDIVAMMQAEVAAGERAVTAAMREAGTGLKAAWRLQVTGAGLGTRLANTIRSQTFPKSCESLDAAALVWSQAPVIVGAHDTGPLIRSKNGFWLAIPLPAAGKSLRGGRITPGEWERRRRLRLRFVYRRTGPSLLVAEGRLNTKGQAVVSRSKTGRGKVTAPIFLLVPQVKLPKRLELARDADRALDSVPGLIVTNWVEGQLT; this is encoded by the coding sequence GTGAAACTGAAGCTCGACATCGATCCCGACATTGTCGCGATGATGCAGGCCGAGGTGGCGGCGGGAGAACGTGCCGTGACCGCCGCCATGCGCGAGGCCGGGACCGGGCTGAAGGCCGCGTGGCGCTTGCAGGTCACCGGCGCAGGGCTTGGCACACGGCTCGCCAACACGATCCGCAGCCAGACGTTTCCGAAGTCTTGCGAGAGCCTCGACGCTGCCGCGCTGGTCTGGTCGCAAGCGCCGGTCATCGTCGGCGCCCACGATACCGGGCCGCTGATCCGCTCGAAGAACGGGTTCTGGCTGGCGATCCCGTTGCCTGCGGCGGGAAAGTCCCTGCGCGGCGGCCGGATCACCCCCGGCGAGTGGGAACGGCGACGCAGGTTGCGCCTGCGCTTCGTCTATCGCCGGACGGGCCCGAGCCTGCTGGTGGCCGAAGGACGGCTGAACACCAAAGGCCAAGCGGTCGTGTCGCGATCAAAGACCGGGCGCGGCAAGGTCACCGCGCCGATCTTCCTGCTGGTGCCGCAGGTGAAGCTGCCGAAGCGGCTCGAGCTCGCGCGGGATGCAGACCGGGCGCTGGACAGCGTGCCGGGGCTGATCGTGACGAATTGGGTAGAGGGGCAGCTGACTTGA
- a CDS encoding phage tail tube protein, protein MARAQGARAQMALAFETTYGTPPVGGFTKMPFASTTLGAEQPLLNSELLGYGRDPLAPIKDAVTADGDVVVPLDAEAFGFWLKAAFGAPTTTGTGPWTHEFQSGAWTLPSLSIETGMPEVPRYAMYSGCVLDQITWQMQRSGLLTATARLVAQGETVGTTTSAGTPAALELKRFGHFNGSITRNGSALGNVVSADITYANNLDRIETIRSDGRIDGADPSIAALTGSIEVRFADSTLVTQAINGDPCELEFAYVLPSGESFTFTVHAVYLPRPRIEISGPQGVQATFDWQAARDSVLGRMCTATLVNDVETY, encoded by the coding sequence ATGGCACGAGCCCAGGGGGCGCGGGCGCAGATGGCGCTTGCGTTCGAGACGACCTATGGCACGCCGCCCGTGGGCGGCTTCACGAAGATGCCCTTTGCCAGCACCACGCTCGGGGCGGAGCAGCCGCTGCTGAACTCGGAGCTGTTGGGCTACGGCCGCGATCCGCTGGCGCCGATCAAGGATGCGGTGACGGCCGACGGCGACGTCGTCGTGCCGCTCGACGCGGAGGCCTTCGGTTTCTGGCTGAAGGCGGCCTTCGGTGCGCCGACCACGACCGGCACTGGTCCGTGGACGCACGAGTTCCAGTCCGGGGCCTGGACGCTGCCGAGCCTCTCCATCGAGACCGGCATGCCCGAGGTGCCGCGCTACGCCATGTATTCCGGCTGCGTCCTCGACCAGATCACCTGGCAGATGCAGCGGTCTGGCCTGCTGACCGCGACCGCCCGGCTGGTGGCGCAGGGTGAGACGGTGGGCACAACGACCAGCGCCGGGACACCCGCCGCGTTGGAACTGAAGCGCTTCGGCCATTTCAACGGGTCGATCACGCGGAACGGCTCGGCGCTCGGCAATGTGGTCTCTGCCGACATCACCTATGCCAACAACCTCGACCGCATCGAGACGATCCGTTCGGACGGCCGCATCGATGGCGCGGACCCGTCCATCGCGGCGCTGACGGGCTCCATCGAGGTCCGTTTCGCCGACAGCACGTTGGTGACGCAGGCGATCAATGGCGATCCCTGCGAGCTCGAGTTCGCCTACGTCCTGCCGTCGGGCGAGAGCTTCACCTTCACCGTGCACGCCGTCTACCTGCCACGCCCGCGCATCGAGATTTCCGGGCCGCAAGGGGTGCAGGCCACCTTCGACTGGCAGGCCGCCCGCGACAGCGTGCTCGGCCGGATGTGCACTGCCACCCTTGTGAACGATGTGGAGACTTATTGA
- a CDS encoding DUF7697 family protein: MSAALALGDALGVPPLAMAELLPVIEAVMVAKLNEQMERPDG; this comes from the coding sequence ATGTCGGCGGCGCTGGCGCTCGGTGACGCGCTCGGCGTGCCGCCGCTCGCCATGGCCGAACTGCTGCCCGTCATCGAAGCGGTGATGGTCGCGAAACTCAACGAACAGATGGAACGTCCCGATGGCTGA
- a CDS encoding phage tail tape measure C-terminal domain-containing protein → MAEKRVSVRLAAVGGRQVRAELEGVGEAGSRGFGRLSREMDAANARLAAFSRRVRVAAAAAVAAAVAAGVAMIRSGLQTVDAQAKLAQSLGTTVASIQTLERAGELAGVSMSGIEQATKDLTRRLSQAAAGTGPAADALDRLGLSANDLIALPLDQRVGAINAAIENFVPVAERAAVAGQLFGEEGSIAMSRIDTATLRQATEDVLAFGVVVSEQDADQIERTNDAVSRLGLIWRGLSNQLAVAAAPALEAVANAMAAIASRTGPLGIAIRGLFDNIGRLTTYAVTFTTFLAGRWVAGLAAAALSVRGFATALVVLRGALIRTGIGALIVGVGELIYQLSQFVARVGGVGEAFRLLSDLASEVWSRIGLALDAALARMAAGWEGLKVAALSALDGTVAGVVGFGDRTVAIFQGAYDGAVAIWGGLPGAIGDFAYQAANGLIGGVEAMLNGVVTRINSFIETLNAALALLPEWATGEGGVRIGTLDAVDLSRIDNPFEGAATAAGTAAADAFSAALSRTYITPPDLGLGAMAEDARSRADAYREAAGMLTDAATRPLAAWQALKDAVTGSGTEAETALTDAATSADALAAGLDDTAAAANGAGGAARNAGTAAGEGAERALTGWQAVTAALSDYASRAREIGGDIGQSLVSAFQSAEDAVGEFVKTGKLNFRDLVTSLIADLAKLAARRFILGPIANALSGALGGAGGIFANILHAGGMVGSSGPSRMVPAMAFAAAPRMHSGGAVGLRHDEVPAILQRGERVLSRREAQSYGAGGGINVTIMARDAESFRQSRTQVAADIARAVSLGRRGM, encoded by the coding sequence ATGGCTGAAAAGCGTGTGTCCGTCCGCCTCGCGGCGGTCGGCGGACGACAGGTGCGCGCCGAGCTGGAAGGTGTCGGCGAGGCCGGATCGCGCGGCTTCGGACGGCTCAGCCGGGAGATGGACGCGGCGAACGCTCGGCTAGCGGCCTTCTCGCGCCGGGTGCGTGTGGCCGCCGCCGCCGCTGTGGCGGCGGCCGTCGCCGCGGGGGTGGCGATGATCCGCTCTGGCCTCCAGACGGTCGATGCGCAGGCGAAGTTGGCGCAGTCCCTCGGCACCACCGTCGCCTCGATCCAGACGCTGGAGCGCGCGGGCGAACTGGCGGGCGTATCCATGTCCGGCATCGAACAGGCCACAAAAGACCTGACGCGCCGCCTCAGCCAGGCGGCGGCCGGGACAGGACCGGCAGCCGACGCGCTCGACCGGCTGGGCCTTTCGGCCAACGACCTGATCGCGCTGCCGCTGGACCAGCGCGTCGGCGCGATCAACGCCGCCATCGAGAACTTCGTGCCTGTCGCCGAACGCGCGGCTGTCGCAGGGCAGCTCTTCGGCGAGGAAGGCTCCATCGCCATGTCGCGGATCGACACCGCGACGCTGCGCCAGGCGACCGAGGACGTACTTGCCTTCGGTGTCGTCGTCTCCGAACAGGATGCCGACCAGATCGAGCGGACGAACGACGCGGTCTCGCGCCTCGGGCTGATCTGGCGCGGTTTGTCGAACCAGCTCGCCGTCGCTGCGGCCCCCGCGCTGGAAGCGGTTGCCAATGCCATGGCGGCCATCGCCAGCCGCACCGGGCCGCTCGGCATCGCCATTCGCGGCCTTTTCGACAATATCGGCCGCCTGACCACCTATGCCGTGACCTTCACGACCTTCCTCGCGGGCCGCTGGGTCGCCGGACTGGCCGCTGCGGCGCTGTCGGTGCGTGGGTTCGCCACCGCGCTCGTCGTCCTGCGCGGGGCTCTGATCCGCACAGGCATCGGTGCGCTGATCGTCGGCGTCGGCGAACTCATATATCAGCTGTCCCAATTCGTGGCCCGCGTGGGCGGGGTCGGCGAAGCCTTCCGGCTGCTCTCCGACCTGGCCTCCGAGGTCTGGTCGCGCATCGGGCTCGCGCTCGACGCCGCGCTGGCCCGCATGGCCGCCGGATGGGAGGGGCTGAAGGTCGCCGCGCTCTCGGCTCTTGACGGCACCGTCGCGGGCGTCGTGGGTTTTGGGGACCGCACTGTCGCGATCTTCCAGGGGGCCTATGATGGCGCGGTGGCGATCTGGGGCGGCCTGCCGGGCGCCATCGGCGATTTCGCCTACCAGGCCGCAAACGGGCTGATCGGCGGGGTCGAGGCGATGCTGAACGGCGTGGTCACCCGCATCAACAGCTTCATCGAGACCCTGAACGCCGCGCTGGCCCTGCTGCCCGAATGGGCGACCGGCGAAGGCGGCGTGCGGATCGGCACGCTCGACGCGGTGGACCTGAGCCGGATCGACAACCCGTTCGAGGGGGCCGCGACGGCGGCCGGCACCGCGGCGGCCGATGCGTTCTCGGCGGCGCTTTCTCGGACCTACATCACTCCGCCCGATCTCGGTCTCGGCGCGATGGCGGAAGACGCGCGTTCCCGCGCCGATGCCTATCGCGAGGCCGCGGGCATGCTGACCGATGCCGCGACCCGGCCGCTTGCTGCCTGGCAGGCGCTGAAGGATGCCGTGACCGGGTCCGGCACGGAGGCCGAGACCGCGCTGACGGACGCCGCGACCTCCGCCGATGCGCTGGCGGCCGGGCTCGACGACACTGCAGCCGCTGCCAATGGCGCCGGAGGTGCTGCCCGCAATGCCGGAACCGCCGCTGGCGAAGGGGCCGAGCGTGCCCTGACCGGCTGGCAGGCCGTGACGGCAGCGCTCTCGGACTATGCCAGCCGGGCGCGGGAGATCGGCGGAGATATCGGCCAGAGCCTCGTCAGCGCGTTTCAGTCGGCCGAGGACGCGGTCGGGGAGTTCGTGAAGACCGGCAAGCTGAACTTCCGCGATCTGGTGACTTCGCTCATCGCCGATCTGGCGAAACTGGCGGCGCGGCGGTTCATTCTCGGTCCCATCGCCAACGCGCTCTCGGGCGCGCTCGGTGGCGCGGGCGGGATCTTCGCCAACATTCTGCACGCGGGCGGCATGGTCGGCTCGTCCGGCCCCTCGCGCATGGTCCCAGCCATGGCATTCGCCGCCGCGCCCCGGATGCATTCTGGCGGCGCGGTGGGGCTTCGGCACGACGAGGTTCCGGCAATCCTGCAGCGCGGCGAACGGGTGCTCTCGCGCCGCGAAGCGCAGAGCTACGGCGCTGGCGGCGGGATCAACGTCACGATCATGGCGCGGGACGCCGAGAGTTTCCGACAATCCCGCACGCAGGTCGCGGCGGATATCGCCCGGGCGGTTTCGCTCGGGCGGAGGGGCATGTGA
- a CDS encoding DUF2460 domain-containing protein: MAFHEVRFPDNISRGARGGPERRTQIVELASGDEERNASWANSRRRYDVAFGIRRADDLAAVVAFFEARNGRLHGFRFKDWGDYKSCPPSGAPTPTDQVIGTGDGTTTAFQLVKRYASGSQTWMRTIAKPVAGSVTIALNGAPQGSGWSVDTTTGVINFTTAPGAGVTITAGFEFDVPVRFDTDALDVTLDLERLGSITSIPLLEIRR, encoded by the coding sequence ATGGCGTTCCATGAGGTCCGGTTCCCGGACAACATCAGCCGCGGCGCGCGCGGCGGGCCGGAACGGCGCACCCAGATCGTCGAGCTCGCCTCGGGCGACGAGGAGCGCAACGCCAGTTGGGCCAATTCGCGCCGCCGCTACGATGTGGCCTTCGGCATCCGCCGGGCCGACGATCTGGCGGCGGTGGTCGCCTTCTTCGAGGCGCGGAACGGCCGGCTCCATGGCTTCCGGTTCAAGGACTGGGGCGATTACAAGTCTTGCCCGCCTTCGGGAGCACCGACCCCGACAGACCAGGTGATCGGCACCGGCGACGGCACGACGACCGCCTTCCAGCTGGTGAAGCGCTACGCCTCGGGCAGCCAGACGTGGATGCGGACCATCGCCAAGCCGGTCGCGGGCTCGGTCACCATCGCCCTGAATGGCGCGCCGCAAGGGTCCGGCTGGTCCGTCGATACCACGACCGGCGTCATCAACTTCACCACCGCGCCGGGTGCTGGCGTCACGATCACCGCTGGCTTCGAATTCGACGTCCCGGTCCGCTTCGACACTGACGCTCTCGACGTGACGCTCGACCTCGAACGGCTGGGCTCGATCACCTCCATCCCGCTCTTGGAGATCCGACGATGA
- a CDS encoding lysozyme → MQMTAKKMSDRGLLALVRHEGIVPGPYRDVKQVWTFGIGHTAAAGAPDPDTMPRGMPADLDAGIREAFRVFRADLARYEAAVLRAVKVPLEPHEFDALVSFHYNTGGISKAALTRHLNTGDRAAAAAAFMGWLKPAAIRPRREAERALFVKGRYPAGTIPVWSVDRNGQVDFSRPIRRLTENEALALLHPASVPIPRPSVPAATPEPAISWAARLAAFFSTLIRRA, encoded by the coding sequence ATGCAGATGACTGCCAAGAAAATGTCTGATCGCGGCCTATTGGCCCTCGTCCGGCACGAAGGCATCGTGCCCGGACCCTACCGTGATGTGAAACAGGTCTGGACCTTCGGCATCGGCCACACGGCTGCCGCCGGGGCACCCGATCCCGACACCATGCCGCGCGGCATGCCCGCCGATCTGGACGCCGGGATCCGAGAAGCGTTCCGGGTCTTCCGAGCCGATCTTGCGCGCTACGAGGCCGCCGTCCTGCGCGCCGTGAAGGTGCCGCTCGAGCCGCACGAATTCGATGCGCTGGTCTCGTTTCACTACAACACCGGCGGCATCTCCAAGGCGGCGCTCACCCGGCACCTGAACACGGGCGACCGGGCCGCAGCCGCGGCAGCCTTCATGGGCTGGCTCAAACCCGCCGCGATCCGCCCGCGCCGTGAGGCCGAGCGCGCTCTCTTCGTCAAGGGCCGCTATCCCGCCGGCACCATTCCCGTCTGGTCGGTGGATCGCAACGGCCAGGTCGATTTCTCGCGACCGATCCGGCGTCTGACCGAGAACGAGGCGCTGGCGCTGCTGCATCCCGCAAGCGTGCCGATACCGAGACCATCCGTGCCTGCCGCCACACCTGAACCGGCAATCAGCTGGGCCGCACGGCTGGCCGCCTTCTTTTCCACCCTGATCCGGAGGGCCTGA
- a CDS encoding DUF2163 domain-containing protein, translated as MKSLSPELQAHLDEGTTTLGWCWRIARADGVTFGFTDHDRTLSFDGTDFEPESGLTASEVRSGSDLSVDAQDAEGVLTSDRITETDILDGRWDNAAVEVWRVNWADTGQRVLMRRGAIGQIRRGRLAFVAEVRSLAHVLGQTVGRTFQASCDAALGDARCGVDLEDPAYKGAGAVVDLLRDRAFTASGLGGFELSWFTFGTIEWTSGANAGRRTEVLGHDLTDGIAVLTLLEAPVRAISEGDAFTIRAGCDKRLETCGAKFGNTANFRGFPHIPGQDTVLRYATKDGGHEGGVL; from the coding sequence ATGAAATCCCTCTCGCCCGAGCTTCAGGCCCATCTCGACGAGGGCACGACGACGCTCGGCTGGTGCTGGCGGATCGCCCGGGCCGACGGCGTCACCTTCGGCTTCACCGATCACGACCGCACGCTCAGCTTCGATGGCACGGACTTCGAACCCGAGAGCGGGCTGACGGCGTCCGAGGTTCGCTCGGGCTCGGACCTGTCGGTCGATGCGCAGGACGCGGAAGGCGTGCTGACCTCCGACCGCATCACCGAGACCGACATCCTCGACGGCCGCTGGGACAATGCAGCGGTCGAGGTCTGGCGCGTGAACTGGGCCGACACCGGACAGCGCGTGCTGATGCGGCGCGGAGCCATCGGTCAGATCCGGCGCGGGCGGCTTGCCTTCGTCGCGGAGGTGCGCTCGCTGGCCCATGTGCTGGGCCAGACGGTCGGGCGGACTTTCCAGGCGAGTTGCGATGCGGCGCTCGGCGATGCGCGCTGCGGCGTCGATCTGGAGGACCCGGCCTACAAGGGCGCAGGTGCTGTGGTCGACCTTCTGCGTGACCGCGCATTCACCGCCTCCGGTCTCGGCGGCTTCGAGCTGAGCTGGTTCACCTTCGGCACAATCGAATGGACCTCCGGCGCGAACGCTGGGCGGCGCACCGAGGTGCTGGGCCATGACCTTACGGACGGCATCGCTGTGCTGACCCTGCTCGAGGCACCAGTGCGGGCCATCAGCGAGGGCGACGCCTTCACCATCCGTGCGGGCTGCGACAAGCGGCTGGAGACCTGCGGCGCGAAGTTCGGCAATACCGCCAACTTCCGCGGCTTCCCGCATATCCCCGGCCAGGACACGGTGCTGCGCTACGCCACCAAGGACGGCGGGCACGAGGGAGGTGTGCTGTGA
- a CDS encoding NlpC/P60 family protein: MTSADPTRVIAIARSWLGTPYHDQASLKGVGCDCLGLARGVWREVVGPEPFPMPPYCRDWGETGPNEVLAEGARRMMPEIAPADATPGALVLFRMMPRAIAKHVGILTGPDRFLHAYERLGVIEEPLTQAWRRRIAFAFIFPQS; this comes from the coding sequence GTGACCTCCGCCGATCCCACCCGCGTCATTGCCATCGCGCGGTCCTGGCTCGGCACGCCGTATCACGACCAGGCAAGCCTCAAGGGCGTCGGCTGCGACTGCCTTGGTCTTGCCCGCGGCGTCTGGCGCGAAGTGGTGGGTCCCGAGCCGTTTCCGATGCCGCCCTACTGCCGCGACTGGGGCGAGACGGGCCCGAACGAAGTGCTGGCAGAAGGCGCGCGCCGCATGATGCCCGAGATCGCCCCGGCCGATGCCACTCCCGGTGCACTGGTCCTCTTCCGGATGATGCCCCGCGCCATCGCCAAGCATGTCGGGATCCTGACCGGCCCCGACAGATTCCTCCATGCCTATGAGCGGCTTGGCGTGATTGAGGAGCCGCTGACCCAAGCCTGGCGACGGCGCATCGCCTTCGCTTTCATCTTCCCGCAAAGCTGA